One Megalopta genalis isolate 19385.01 chromosome 5, iyMegGena1_principal, whole genome shotgun sequence DNA window includes the following coding sequences:
- the p23 gene encoding cytosolic prostaglandin E synthase, whose protein sequence is MTQEGQLPPPPVMWAQRNDILYVTICLEDCKDHIIEIEPEKIYFKGVGGTEQKMHELTIDLYGEIVPRRTIKYLKGRTFELVLSKKQGGPYWPRLTAEKTKAHWLKSDFNKWKDEDDSENENGIGMENNNLEEMMRQMGGLGGSGGSGSSKPHFETFEDMGDEGNEIDSDDDDLPDLIE, encoded by the exons ATGACTCAAGAAGGCCA ATTGCCTCCGCCACCTGTTATGTGGGCACAGAGGAACGACATTTTATATGTTACCATCTGCTTAGAAGATTGTAAAGATCACATTATTGAAATTGAACCAGAAAAGATATATTTTAAGGGAGTCGGCGGGACAGAACAGAAAATGCATGAACTTACGATCGATCTATACGGTGAAATTGTTCCACGCAGAACGATTAAATACTTAAAAGGAAGGACTTTTGAGTTAGTTCTTTCTAAAAAACAAGGTGGCCCGTATTGGCCAAGATTAACAGCAGAAAAAACAAAAGCTCATTGGCTAAAGAGCGATTTCAACAAGTGGAAGGACGAAGACGACAGTGAGAATGAAAATGGCATCGGGATGGAAAACAATAATTTAGAAGAG ATGATGAGACAAATGGGTGGCTTGGGTGGTTCGGGTGGTTCAGGATCCAGTAAGCCACATTTCGAAACATTCGAGGATATGGGAGACGAAGGCAATGAAATTGATAGCGACGATGATGATTTACCTGACCTAATTGAGTGA
- the Tpi gene encoding triose phosphate isomerase → MGRKFFVGGNWKMNGTKNEIDGIVAFLKTGPLDPNVEVVVGVPSIYLTYAKSILPDNVAVSAQNTYKVAKGAFTGEISPAMLLDNGIHWVILGHSERRNVFGENDELIAEKVAHALDAGLKVIACIGEKLEEREAGKTEEVVYRQTKAIADKIKSWDNVVVAYEPVWAIGTGKTATPQQAQEVHDKLRQWFCTNLNPTVAENVQIIYGGSVTAENAKDLAKEKDIDGFLVGGASLKPDFVKIVNAKQ, encoded by the exons ATGGGTCGTAAATTTTTCGTCGGTGGTAATTGGAAAATGAATGGAACCAAAAATGAAATAGATGGTATCGTTGCGTTTTTAAAAACTGGTCCTCTAGATCCAAATGTTG AGGTTGTTGTTGGAGTACCGTCAATATATTTGACATACGCGAAAAGTATATTACCCGATAATGTTGCCGTCAGTGCCCAAAATACGTATAAAGTAGCAAAAGGAGCATTTACTGGAGAAATCAGTCCTGCTATGCTATTAGACAATGGAATTCATTGGGTAATACTTGGCCATTCTGAACGGAGAAATGTCTTTGGTGAAAATGATGAATTAATAGCAGAGAAAGTAGCTCACGCTTTAGATGCAGGGTTAAAG GTAATCGCGTGTATCGGAGAAAAATTGGAGGAGCGTGAGGCTGGTAAAACTGAAGAAGTAGTCTATAGGCAAACCAAAGCTATCGCGGATAAGATAAAATCTTGGGATAATGTAGTTGTTGCCTATGAACCAGTATGGGCAATTGGAACTGGAAAAACAGCCACTCCTCAACAAGCTCAAGAAGTACACGATAAACTGAGACAATGGTTCTGTACTAATCTGAATCCAACAGTTGCTGAAAATGTTCAAATTATTTACGGAGGATCAGTGACAGCGGAAAATGCGAAAGATCTGGCAAAAGAAAAAGATATTGACGGATTCTTAGTTGGAGGGGCGTCCTTGAAACCGGATTTTGTAAAAATTGTTAACGCCAAACAGTAA
- the LOC117227599 gene encoding INO80 complex subunit C isoform X3, whose product MVSEEIVEFNKKSQPIFKNPVFQQKFRPTSTTGKKRTWRSLKQVLAQERALPWPIEIVHYSSINAPPSFRPAKKYSDISGLPARYTDPQTKLYYATAEEFATVRSLPMDITAGYLALRGASSIVG is encoded by the exons atggtGAGCGAAGAAATAGTGGAGTTTAACAAGAAGTCACAGCCAATCTTCAAGAATCCAGTTTTTCAGCAAAAATTCCGGCCAACTAGTACTACTGGAAAGAAAAGAACCTGGCGCTCGTTAAAGCAGGTTTTGGCTCAAGAACGTGCATTACCGTGGCCCATAGAAATAGTACATT ATAGTTCTATTAATGCACCGCCAAGCTTCAGACCAGCAAAGAAATACTCGGACATTTCTGGACTACCG GCACGATACACGGATCCACAAACCAAGCTATATTATGCAACCGCTGAAGAGTTTGCAACAGTTCGAAGTTTACCAATGGATATAACTGCTGGATACCTGGCATTACGCGGTGCTTCTAGTATAGTTggttaa
- the LOC117227599 gene encoding INO80 complex subunit C isoform X2, with protein sequence MVSEEIVEFNKKSQPIFKNPVFQQKFRPTSTTGKKRTWRSLKQVLAQERALPWPIEIVHYSSINAPPSFRPAKKYSDISGLPVHARYTDPQTKLYYATAEEFATVRSLPMDITAGYLALRGASSIVG encoded by the exons atggtGAGCGAAGAAATAGTGGAGTTTAACAAGAAGTCACAGCCAATCTTCAAGAATCCAGTTTTTCAGCAAAAATTCCGGCCAACTAGTACTACTGGAAAGAAAAGAACCTGGCGCTCGTTAAAGCAGGTTTTGGCTCAAGAACGTGCATTACCGTGGCCCATAGAAATAGTACATT ATAGTTCTATTAATGCACCGCCAAGCTTCAGACCAGCAAAGAAATACTCGGACATTTCTGGACTACCGGTACAT GCACGATACACGGATCCACAAACCAAGCTATATTATGCAACCGCTGAAGAGTTTGCAACAGTTCGAAGTTTACCAATGGATATAACTGCTGGATACCTGGCATTACGCGGTGCTTCTAGTATAGTTggttaa
- the LOC117227599 gene encoding uncharacterized protein LOC117227599 isoform X1: protein MIQLSMLNVDNFVHTFVQNLSLKLEFPVCKNHSKITFIKYVDKAYRIKHRSLFAVEKIRKIDVQQNLDFSNERNILYFMNENASFFDKLNSLSNKQILASHLNNINARILQKAKAKKRNIENIKKMELKVLNKNISCKKKVKASIRHKLCELKTEVLPRFHRDKNINLQTNTKSNFNEAAIIEDNDRICNESTHPNSYKSIDRFEPKYGDRKTLIKNNWSKNLIDITKEEIEMARKILWFHAKDIEILRRKLHVSLYIAKNKNYGVDTSNRMIYNQLLCHHAILCLIEPSDKVFVLVEDDLTLVIKKYLLQGYNYHFECQRDSQSYFTALITLNRWAKVLVQHSNTTMMQTICGILGCNVHEILVLRGP, encoded by the exons ATGATTCAATTATCGATGTTAAATGTGGACAATTTTGTACACACGTTTGTTCAAAATTTAAGTTTAAAACTTGAATTCCCTGTTTGTAAAAATCACTCCAAAATCACATTTATTAAGTATGTTGATAAAGCTTATAGAATTAAACATCGATCATTATTCGCAGTCGAAAAGATCAGAAAGATTGATGtacaacaaaatttagatttctCTAATGAAAGAAACATACTATATTTCATGAACGAGAATGCCAGTTTCTTTGACAAATTGAATTCTTTGAGCAATAAACAGATATTAGCTTCGcacttaaataatattaatgcaaGAATACTGCAGAAAGCAAAAGCAAAGAAACGAAATATTGAGAATATTAAGAAAATGGAACTCAAAgtattgaataaaaatatatcttGTAAGAAAAAAGTGAAAGCAAGTATAAGGCATAAATTGTGCGAATTGAAAACGGAGGTATTACCTAGATTCCATAGAGATAAGAATATTAATTTACAAACAAATACGAAAAGCAATTTTAATGAGGCAGCTATAATTGAAGATAATGATAGAATCTGTAATGAATCTACTCATCCTAACAGTTACAAAAGTATTGATCGCTTTGAACCAAAATATGGTGATCGGAAAACATTGATTAAAAATAATTGGTCAAAAAATCTGATAGACATTACAAAAGAGGAAATAGAAATGGCAAGAAAAATCTTATGGTTCCATGCAAAAGATATAGAAATTCTTAGGAGGAAACTGCATGTTTCTCTTTATATTGCAaag aataaaaattatggtGTCGACACAAGCAACCGAATGATATACAATCAACTCCTCTGTCACCATGCAATTTTATGTTTGATCGAGCCAAGTGACAAAGTTTTTGTTTTAGTCGAGGATGATTTAACGCTTGTTATTAAAAAGTATCTATTGCAAGGATATAACTATCATTTTGAATGTCAAAG AGATTCGCAGAGCTATTTTACTGCTTTGATTACTTTAAATCGGTGGGCTAAAGTTTTAGTTCAACACTCAAATACAACaatgatgcagacaatttgtgGTATACTTGGATGCAATGTGCATGAAATATTAGTTTTACGTGGTCCTTAA